DNA sequence from the Acidobacteriota bacterium genome:
ATGACCGTCGAGGCTTTCCTGCACTTCATCGCCGAGGCACGGGAGCTTGAGGCCGCGGAAGAGGCGATCGAGAGGGTTCTTGAGACGGCGCACCTGAGGAGCGTGAGGGGGCAGACGATCGAAACCCTGTCCAAGGGCTACAAGCGCCGGGTCGGCCTGGCCCAGGCGCTGATTCACGACCCTGACGTGCTGATCCTCGACGAGCCGACGGACGGTCTCGATCCGAACCAGAAGGCGGTGGTCCAGGACCTGATCTCGAGCCTGTCGTCGGACCGCTGCATCGTGCTGTCGACGCACATCCTCGATGAGGCGGAGCGCGTGTGCAACCGGGCCGTCATTCTCTCCGAGGGCCGCATCCTGGTCGACTCGACGCCGGAGGACCTCGTGAGCCAGGCGCCCGGCCACAACGCGGTTCGTTTCCGGGTAACGCAAGGAGACGCCGCCGAGGTGGCGGCGAAACTGGCCGAGGCCGAGTGGTGCGCGTCGGCTCACGTCCTGCCCGGCGGCGAGGTCGAGGCCGAGCCTGCCGGCGGCGAGAACCGGCTGAACGAGGTGCTGGCCGCGGTCGGCGAGCACCGCGTCGCCGACGTCAGGGTGAGAGAAGGCCGGCTGGACGAACTCTTCCGCGACGTGACGAGGGGAGTGGCGGCATGAGCGCGCTGGCGCGGCGTTTCACCGGGATGAGGGCGGTGCTGCGGCGGGAGTTCCACGGCTACTTCGCGTCGCCGCTCGGCTACATCTTCATCGTCATCTTCCTGATTGCCAGCGGCTATCTCATGGTGTCGCGCGACTTCGGCCGCTTCCTGGAGCTCCGCGAGGCGAACCTCGACGCGCTGTTCAGCTACCTGCCCTGGATCTTCGTCGTGCTGGTGCCGGCAGTGGCAATGCGGCTGTGGGCGGAGGAGCGCCGGTCCGGCACGGTCGAGCTGTTGCTGACCCTGCCGATCACTCTCGAGGGTTCCTATCTCGGCAAGTTCCTGGCCGGTTGGGCGTTTCTGGCCGTGTCCGTGTTGCTGACGTGGCCGGCCGTGTTTCAGGTGGCCCGCCTCGGCGACCCGGACTGGGGCGCGATCTTCGCGAGCTACGTCGCGACCCTGCTGGCGGCCGCGGTGCTGCTGGCGATCGGCCTCCTGTTCTCGGCGCTGTCGAAGAACCAGGTGGTCGCGTTCATCCTGGCGGTGGCGGCCTCGGTCGGCTTCCTGCTGATCGGCGTGCCCCAGACCCAGGAGTTCGTGGGCAAGTGGTTCGGCGGCTATGTGGAGCGCGTGGTCTCGTCGCTCAGCCTGCTCGACCACTTCGAGACGCTGACCCGCGGCCTCCTGCAGTTGAACTCGCTGTTGTTCTTCGTGTTGTTCACCGTCGGCTGGCTGGTCTGCGGCATGTTGGTGCTCGGCCAGACGAAGACCAATTGAGGGGTTGGGCAGATGACTGACGAACCGAACGTACGTCCGGACGCCGGCGCCGACGGCACGAAGGGGATGACGGTGGCGCAGAGCCGCCTCCTGACCCTGGCCCTCATCGGGCTCGTGACCGTGCTCTCGATCCACGTCGCCAATGAGTGGCTGGAGGGCTGGCGCGTCGACCTTTCCGGGGGCGATCTCTACTCGCTGACCGACGGCAGCCACGCGATCCTCGATCGCATGCAGGAAGAGGGCGTCAATCCGCTGGACATCCGCCTCTACTTCTCCGAGACGGCGGGCAAGACGCTGCCCAAGTTCGTCAAGGACTTCATCGGCTACGAGCGCTATCTGCGCAGCCTGCTGGCTGAGTATGAGAGGGCCGCGGCCGGGAAGATTCGCCTCGAGACGATCGACCCGCTTCCCGACAGCGACGACGCGGACCGCGCCGCCGAGGACGGCCTGGACGGCAAGCTGATCAACCAGAACGGCGATCTCTTCTACTTCGGTCTCGCGTTCGAGACGCAGACCGGTAGCAGGGAGACGATCGAGTTCCTGTGGCCGCAGGAGCAGGAGAACATCGAGTACGAGATCTCGAAGAAGATCCACGGTCTGCTCTGGCCGGCCCGGCAGCGGGTGGGGGTGCTCTCGAGCCTGGAGGTCTTCGGCGGCGCCCAGGACCCGTTCATGGCGCAGATGCTGGCGGCTCAGGGCCGGACTCCGTCGCAGAAGTGGATCATCGTCCAGGTGCTGGAAGACCTCTACGACGTTTCCCAGGTCGCGCCGGACGTGGACGAGATCTCGAGTGACGACTACGACCTGCTCATCGTGATCCATCCCAAGGACCTGCCCGACAAGACGGCCTTCGCGATCGACCAGTGGGTGGCCGCAGGCGGCAACACGCTGATCTTCCTCGATCCGTATGCGCTGGGCGACACCCCGCCGCAGAACCCGCAGCAGCCCTGGATGGCCCTCCAGTACCAGCCGGCCTCGAACCTGGAGCCGCTGCTCGCATCCTGGGGTCTGGAGCTTCCAGCGAACCGGTTCGCGGCCGACTTCGAGCTGGCGGCGCGGCGGCCGATGAGCCAGTTCGGCGCCGCCGAGTCGGTGATCATCGATCTCCAGGTCGATTCCGCGCTCCACGAAGACGTGCTGGACGAAGAGAATCCGATGCTGCGCGGCCTGTCGAACACGCGCTTCTTCCTTTCCGGCGTGCTGCGGGAACTGGGAGACGACGGGTCGGAGGCCGACGCTGGCGAAGACGATGCGGGGGACGAGCCCGGCGACCGCGACGCCGGCGAAACCGGACCTGTGGAGGGCGTCGAACTGCGGCCGCTGATCTCGACGACTCCGGCCGCCAACACGCTCGAAGTGCTGCCGGGCTTCGGCGGCGGCGACGGTCTTGCCTACACCGACCTGAACGACGGCGCGGCGCTCCGTGACGCGTTTGCACCAGGTGAGGAGCCCCTGGCGCTCGCGTACTTCGTGCGCGGCAGGTTGCCGACCGCCTTCCCGGACGGCGTGGACTACCCGGACAGAGAGGCGGAGCGGCCGCCCAACCTGCCGCCCGAGATCGAGATTCCGCCGCCCGATGACGCACAGATCATCCACCGTGATCCCCTGCCCGAAGAGGAACGCGGCGAGGCAGCGGTCGTCGTGTTCGCGGACGTGGACTTCATCCACGACCAGATCGCCTTCCTGCAGAACCCGTTCGGGATCATTCAGGCCGCGAACGACAACCACAAGGTCGTTCTCAACAGCATCGACTACCTGCTCGGCTCCCAGGACTTGATGTCGGTTCGGGCCAAGAGCGGGATCAGCCGCCCCTTCCTTCGCTTCGACGAGATCGAGGCGCAGGCCGAACTCGACACGCTCGATCGAGAGCGGCAGATCCGGGAGGAGATCGAGAGCTTCGAGGAGGAGTTGCGGGAGAAGCAGGGCGAGATCACCCAGCGCAACGCGGCTCTCTTCGAGCGAAAGCTGCAGGAGGAAGTCGACGAGTTGAACGAGCGGATCCTGGAAGGCAACCGGGAGCTGCGGGACATCCGCAAGGGCCGGCGCGAAGCGCTCGAGCGCGAGGAGTCCATGGTGCGCTTCGCCGTCATCGGGTGGATGCCCATCGTCGTCCTGCTGATCGGTCTCTACCGCGCCCGGCGGCGCTAGGGCTTGCTAGGAGTTATCGGCATGAGCCAGTTGAATCAGAGGCTTGTAGCCGCGGCCGCGGCGCTGCTCGCCCTTTCGGTCTTCAGCTACTGGAACAGCGTGTCGCGCGCCGATCGGTTCGAGAGCGGTCAGAAGTTCCTGCCCAACCTGAACCCGGACGAGATCGCCGCGGTCGAGATCCTCCAGGGAGACGAGCAGGTCACCCTGAGCCGGCAGGACGACTTCTACGTGGTGGAGGAAGTCCACGACTACCGGGCCCGGAACGAGGGTGTGAACCGATTGGTGCGGAACCTGCTCGACATCGAACTCGCGAAGGAAATCGGCTCAGGCGACAACCTGGCCGCGGAACTCGGCATCGAACCGCCCGGCGAGGACACGGTCGAGGTGGCGCTCCAGAACGCAGCCGGCAGCGACATGGTCCGGTTACGGGTAGGTAACCGGTTCGAGGGCGGCAGCGGCAACTACGTCCGCCGCCTCGATGGCGAGGAGAACCCGATCTTTCTGACCGAGGCGACCGTGCTGATCGACAGCACGGCGGATCAGTTCCTGCAGAAGGAAATCGTCGACGTCGCCGGAAGCGACGTTGCGCGCATCGACGGACCCGACTTCACCTTCAGCACCGGTGAGGGCGAGAGCGACACGCTTGCTCTCGAGCGCGTGCCGGCCAGTCGGCGTGAGAAGACGAGCGAGGCCGGACGGGTCAGGAACTTCCTGTCCCGGCTGCGCTTCTCCGAGGTTCACCTCGCGGACGACGAGGAAGTGGCCGATCTCTCGTTCGATTCCGAGTTCCGTTACGAGTTGGCCGATGGATCCGGTTACGTCGTCTCAGTCGCCGGCCGCGATGACGACCGCTACATCCAGATCAGCGGCTATCACACGGTGCAGCAGGTCGAGATCGAACGCGACACACCCGACGAGGAACTCCAGGAGAAGGCCGACATCCTGAACCGGGCGGAGGAGATGCGGGACTTCAACGACTACCACGGCTCCTGGGTCTACAAGCTGGACAGCTTCACCGGCGAGAAGCTGGATCTGCGCCGCGCCGACCTGATCGAAGACGAAGAAGAACAGAACGAGGAGCTTGACTCATGATTGGCTACTGCACGATTGGCGTGAACGACATGGACCGGGCGACGGCCTTCTACGACTCCCTGCTCAGCGAGCTGGGCGCGAAGACCCTGTTCGACATGGGTCGGATCAAGGGCTACGGCGTTGGGCCGGGACAGCCGATGCTCGCGATCTGCATCCCCTACAACGAGGAACCGCAGGTGCCGGGGAACGGGAACATGGTGGCGATCGCCGCGGCTTCGCAGGAGCAGGTCGACCAGCTTCACGCCAGGGCGCTCGAGCTGGGCGGCACGGACGAAGGCGCGCCCGGAACGCGCGTGGCCACGTTCTACGGCGGCTACGTTCGGGATCTCGACGGCAACAAGCTCTGCTTCTTCAACATGGGCTGAAGCCGAGTCGGCGCTAGGTCCAGCGGGCTCTCGGCGTCGAGTAGCGAGCTGAGGACGCCAGGTGAGGCTCGCCTCGCGGAGAGTCTTTCCGCGTCGCTCAGTTGACTTTTCGTAAAGACGAAAAATATGATTCGTCTCGATGGAAACACCAAGAAGGCTCCGGTCGCCGGACCGTATCGGCGTCACAGCCCTTGGTCTGTGGGCGATCGTGGCGGCGCTGACCGCGGCTCAGGGCGGGGCCGTCGACTGTCCGGCGGATGCCAGCCTGCGTGGCACGGTGCGCTCGCTTTCCGGGACACCGGTGGCCGACGCCGTGGCTACGCTGACGACTTCCTCCCGGACTGTGGCAACTGGAGAGGACGGGCGATTCTGCCTCTTTCCGGTGGAACCGGGCGAGCACCGGCTGGTCGTCTTCGCGGACGGCTACGGCGTCGCTGAACAGGAGTTCCTGGTCGAGGAGCAGGGCGCGGTCCAGGTCGAGATTCGCCTCCGCGCCGCGTTCGGCGAGGAGGTGGTGGTCAGTGCGACCAGGACGGAGAAGCGTCTCGCCGATGTGCCGCTCCACGTGCAGACAGTGCGGCGTTCCCAGATCGAGGGCGTTGTTGCGCGCACACTGGCCGACGCCGTGGAATGGACGCGGGGCGTGCGGGTCGAGTCGAACTGCCAGAGCTGCAATACCTCCCAGATCCGGTTGCTCGGTCTCGAGGGTCCGTACTCCCAGCTTCTGGTCGATGGCCAGCCGACCGTGTCGTCTCTCGCCATGGTCTATGGCATCGAGCAGTTGCCGGCCCGGCTGATCGACTCGGTCGAGGTGGTCAGGGGCGGCGGTTCGCCGGCCTACGGAGCGGGGGCGGTGGCGGGCGTGATCAACCTGATTCCGCACCATCCCGATCACACTCACGTCGAGGTGAGCGCCCGCTCGAGCCGGATGGATGGCGCCGGCGCCGTGGCGCGGAGCCCTTCGTACAGCCTGGTTGCCGACCTGATGCCCGGTTCGTCGCGGGCCGCGACGTTCTACGGCCAGGTAGACCGGGAAGCGCCGGTCGACGTCGACGGCGACGGGTTCACCGACGTCTCGATCCGCGACCTGGATGCTCTCGGAGCGCGCTACCACGAGTTGCTGTTCGACGGTGCGGCGCGGTTTGCGGTGGACGTCAGTCATGTCAGCGAGTTCCGTCGGGGCGGCGATCAGTTGCATCTGCCGCCGCAGCACGCTCAGGTCGCAGAGCAACTGGCCTCCCACAGGAAAGGCGTCACGGCCTCCTGGCTTCAGACCGTTTCATCGCGATGGGACTGGCGGACAACCGTGTCCCATGCCGGCGCCGAACGAGACAGCTACTACGGGACGGGAGGCGACTCGAGCGCCTTCGGGACAACCCGCAATCCGCTTTGGCTCTTCGACACCCAAGTCAACCGCGGCGGCGAGCGGGGCACGCTGAGTTTCGGCCTGCAGGCTTCGGACGATTTCATCCACGACCGCCAGCCAGCGTACGGACGGATCATTCGCGAGAGATACCGCGGGGCGGCGGCCTTCGTTCAGGACGACCGGAGGATCGCCGACGGCGTGACCCTGCTCTACGGGCTGCGGGTGGACCGCCACAATGCGGTCGACGGATCGATCGTCTCGCCGCGGGCGGCCCTGATGTGGACCCCGCGAAGCGACCTGACCCTGCGAGTCTCCCACAGCGCCGGCTTCCGTCCACCCGCGGTGTTCGACGAGCAACTCCACATCGCTCTGCTCGGCGGCGAGGCGATGGTCGTGCGGGACGAACCCGGCCTGCGGGAGGAGACGTCCGTCTCGCGCATGTTGAGCGTCGAGTGGAGGCCGATGGTCGGCGAGCGCACGGCCGTGGCGTTCGATTCGACCTTTTTCGATACGACGATCGCCGATCTGTTCCACAACCGCGAGGCGGACGATCCGGCGACCCCGGAACTCGAGTTCACGCGCACCAACTTCGGCCGTGCCCGGGTCGCCGGCGTGGAGGTTGGCTGGAGCCTGAGGCGCGGTCGTCTGGCCGTGGATTTGGGCTACGGATGGCAGCGGGCGGAGTTCGGCCATCCCGAACCGGATTTCGGCAGCACCCGCATGTTCCGAACGCCCGAACGCTACGGCACGGCGAGCGTCCGGTGGCTGCTCTCGGGCGGGCTCGATCTGTTCGCGGGCCTTCGCTACACGGGACAGATGGCGGCGCCGCATTACGCCGGCTACATCGCCAAGGATCGACTGGAGTTGACGCCGAGCTTCCTTGCTATTGACGTTGCCGTGTCCCGGAAGTTCGTGCTCGGCGGAGACCGCGGCATCGTGGGCACGTTCGCGGTGAAGAACCTGACCGACGAGTACCAGCAGGACCTGGACCGGGGGCCGCTACGGGATGCCGGCTACGTCTATGGACCGAGATTCCCGCGCAGCGTGGTCGTCGGCGTCAAAGTGGACCTGTAGCCGTGCGGAGACTCGTGTTCGCTCCAGGGTCGGTTCTGGCGGCGATGCTGATGCTGGCGTTGGCGGCACCGCCGACGGCGGTTCCGGATGACGGATCGGCACCGGCGCGGGCGGACGAGCTGGAGTCTCCGGCGAATCACGGCGTCCGGCTTGCCGACCTGTGGGCGGATCTGGCGGTGCGAGACCTCGATGGCCGGACCTGGACCGCGGCCGATTTCCAGGGTCGCGTCGTTCTGCTCGACTTCTGGGCCACCTGGTGCGCTCCCTGCCTCGCCGACTTCCCCCATCTCGAACGGGCGCGGGCCAGCTACGACGATCAGGACCTCGTGATCCTCGCCGTTTCCCTCGACCGTTCGGGACGTGACGATCTGAGGAGCTTCAGGCGCCGGCAGGCCATCACCTGGCCCGTCCTCTTCGACGGACTGGGCGCTGCCGGAACGGTGGCCAGCCGCTTCCAGGTGGAGTATCCGCCGCGGTCCCTGCTGTTCGACCGGCGCGGACGGTTGGTGGCCCTCGATGCCCGCGGATCGACACTCGACGCGGCGCTGAGGGTCCTTTTCGCCCCGGAGTGACGTTCGCTGCGGACGGACTGCTACGCTGACCGCCCCGTGTCCGGCGTGGCTGTACTCCTGCTGACCGCGATCGCGGCGCTGGTCCCGGTCCAGACGGCTCCCGGTCAGATTGATGCGGCATCGGGCGATCCGGTCGCGGTCTTGGCGGAGGCACGCGCGGCTGTCGAGCGGGCGCCCGCGGAGTTCGCGCCGGCGTTGGCGCTGGCCCGGGCGCTTGCCACCCTTGGGCGCACCGCTGACGCCCTCGCGGCGTTCTCCCGTGCGCGAGAGCTTGCGCCGGCCGGAGTGGGCGGCGACGCGGTCGCGTCGTCCTATCTCGTGCCAGCGTTGCTGCTGCGTGACCTCGACCGCACCGGCGAGGCGATCCGGCTGCTCGAGAACGGTACGAACGGCCGGCTCGGCAGTGCCGACGTCTACGAGCAACTCGCCTTGCTCCGACTGGC
Encoded proteins:
- a CDS encoding ABC transporter ATP-binding protein — protein: MIAVSDLTKHYGSIRAVDGISFTVRRGDVLGFLGPNGAGKTTAMKMITGFLEPDRGSVMVAGIDVGADRLAVSRRIGYLPEDAPAYGEMTVEAFLHFIAEARELEAAEEAIERVLETAHLRSVRGQTIETLSKGYKRRVGLAQALIHDPDVLILDEPTDGLDPNQKAVVQDLISSLSSDRCIVLSTHILDEAERVCNRAVILSEGRILVDSTPEDLVSQAPGHNAVRFRVTQGDAAEVAAKLAEAEWCASAHVLPGGEVEAEPAGGENRLNEVLAAVGEHRVADVRVREGRLDELFRDVTRGVAA
- a CDS encoding ABC transporter permease, with translation MSALARRFTGMRAVLRREFHGYFASPLGYIFIVIFLIASGYLMVSRDFGRFLELREANLDALFSYLPWIFVVLVPAVAMRLWAEERRSGTVELLLTLPITLEGSYLGKFLAGWAFLAVSVLLTWPAVFQVARLGDPDWGAIFASYVATLLAAAVLLAIGLLFSALSKNQVVAFILAVAASVGFLLIGVPQTQEFVGKWFGGYVERVVSSLSLLDHFETLTRGLLQLNSLLFFVLFTVGWLVCGMLVLGQTKTN
- a CDS encoding Gldg family protein, with translation MTDEPNVRPDAGADGTKGMTVAQSRLLTLALIGLVTVLSIHVANEWLEGWRVDLSGGDLYSLTDGSHAILDRMQEEGVNPLDIRLYFSETAGKTLPKFVKDFIGYERYLRSLLAEYERAAAGKIRLETIDPLPDSDDADRAAEDGLDGKLINQNGDLFYFGLAFETQTGSRETIEFLWPQEQENIEYEISKKIHGLLWPARQRVGVLSSLEVFGGAQDPFMAQMLAAQGRTPSQKWIIVQVLEDLYDVSQVAPDVDEISSDDYDLLIVIHPKDLPDKTAFAIDQWVAAGGNTLIFLDPYALGDTPPQNPQQPWMALQYQPASNLEPLLASWGLELPANRFAADFELAARRPMSQFGAAESVIIDLQVDSALHEDVLDEENPMLRGLSNTRFFLSGVLRELGDDGSEADAGEDDAGDEPGDRDAGETGPVEGVELRPLISTTPAANTLEVLPGFGGGDGLAYTDLNDGAALRDAFAPGEEPLALAYFVRGRLPTAFPDGVDYPDREAERPPNLPPEIEIPPPDDAQIIHRDPLPEEERGEAAVVVFADVDFIHDQIAFLQNPFGIIQAANDNHKVVLNSIDYLLGSQDLMSVRAKSGISRPFLRFDEIEAQAELDTLDRERQIREEIESFEEELREKQGEITQRNAALFERKLQEEVDELNERILEGNRELRDIRKGRREALEREESMVRFAVIGWMPIVVLLIGLYRARRR
- a CDS encoding DUF4340 domain-containing protein, producing MSQLNQRLVAAAAALLALSVFSYWNSVSRADRFESGQKFLPNLNPDEIAAVEILQGDEQVTLSRQDDFYVVEEVHDYRARNEGVNRLVRNLLDIELAKEIGSGDNLAAELGIEPPGEDTVEVALQNAAGSDMVRLRVGNRFEGGSGNYVRRLDGEENPIFLTEATVLIDSTADQFLQKEIVDVAGSDVARIDGPDFTFSTGEGESDTLALERVPASRREKTSEAGRVRNFLSRLRFSEVHLADDEEVADLSFDSEFRYELADGSGYVVSVAGRDDDRYIQISGYHTVQQVEIERDTPDEELQEKADILNRAEEMRDFNDYHGSWVYKLDSFTGEKLDLRRADLIEDEEEQNEELDS
- a CDS encoding VOC family protein, whose protein sequence is MIGYCTIGVNDMDRATAFYDSLLSELGAKTLFDMGRIKGYGVGPGQPMLAICIPYNEEPQVPGNGNMVAIAAASQEQVDQLHARALELGGTDEGAPGTRVATFYGGYVRDLDGNKLCFFNMG
- a CDS encoding TonB-dependent receptor, whose amino-acid sequence is METPRRLRSPDRIGVTALGLWAIVAALTAAQGGAVDCPADASLRGTVRSLSGTPVADAVATLTTSSRTVATGEDGRFCLFPVEPGEHRLVVFADGYGVAEQEFLVEEQGAVQVEIRLRAAFGEEVVVSATRTEKRLADVPLHVQTVRRSQIEGVVARTLADAVEWTRGVRVESNCQSCNTSQIRLLGLEGPYSQLLVDGQPTVSSLAMVYGIEQLPARLIDSVEVVRGGGSPAYGAGAVAGVINLIPHHPDHTHVEVSARSSRMDGAGAVARSPSYSLVADLMPGSSRAATFYGQVDREAPVDVDGDGFTDVSIRDLDALGARYHELLFDGAARFAVDVSHVSEFRRGGDQLHLPPQHAQVAEQLASHRKGVTASWLQTVSSRWDWRTTVSHAGAERDSYYGTGGDSSAFGTTRNPLWLFDTQVNRGGERGTLSFGLQASDDFIHDRQPAYGRIIRERYRGAAAFVQDDRRIADGVTLLYGLRVDRHNAVDGSIVSPRAALMWTPRSDLTLRVSHSAGFRPPAVFDEQLHIALLGGEAMVVRDEPGLREETSVSRMLSVEWRPMVGERTAVAFDSTFFDTTIADLFHNREADDPATPELEFTRTNFGRARVAGVEVGWSLRRGRLAVDLGYGWQRAEFGHPEPDFGSTRMFRTPERYGTASVRWLLSGGLDLFAGLRYTGQMAAPHYAGYIAKDRLELTPSFLAIDVAVSRKFVLGGDRGIVGTFAVKNLTDEYQQDLDRGPLRDAGYVYGPRFPRSVVVGVKVDL
- a CDS encoding TlpA disulfide reductase family protein → MRRLVFAPGSVLAAMLMLALAAPPTAVPDDGSAPARADELESPANHGVRLADLWADLAVRDLDGRTWTAADFQGRVVLLDFWATWCAPCLADFPHLERARASYDDQDLVILAVSLDRSGRDDLRSFRRRQAITWPVLFDGLGAAGTVASRFQVEYPPRSLLFDRRGRLVALDARGSTLDAALRVLFAPE